The Thermanaerovibrio acidaminovorans DSM 6589 genome contains a region encoding:
- the mtnA gene encoding S-methyl-5-thioribose-1-phosphate isomerase: MMPDAFKFDPREGILEILDQRGIPFEVSYLKCSTSDQVAEAITSMAVRGAPAIGIAAAFGVALDALRGRDVLEAIRVLGATRPTAVNLFWALNRMRSLADLPGDRMADAMVEEALTIWREDLAINRAIGRNGADLIPHEGVVITHCNTGSLATGGYGTALGVIRSAAEQGKRIRVFVDETRPRLQGARLTAFELFNLGIDFTVICDSMASYLMSRVKVSCVIVGADRVAMNGDVANKVGTYSLAVGAHYHRVPFYVAAPLSTFDPNCPSGDRIPIEERDPDEVRCVMGSELFPPSYPIWNPSFDVTPGDLISGIVTELGVLRPPYEASLARALDLWKARSQSHRGGE; encoded by the coding sequence TTGATGCCCGATGCTTTCAAGTTCGATCCCCGGGAGGGGATCCTGGAGATCCTGGATCAGAGGGGGATCCCCTTCGAGGTATCCTATCTTAAGTGCTCTACCTCCGATCAGGTGGCGGAAGCCATAACCTCCATGGCGGTCAGGGGGGCCCCCGCTATAGGGATCGCCGCCGCCTTCGGGGTGGCCCTGGACGCCCTTCGGGGGCGGGACGTGCTGGAGGCGATCCGGGTCCTGGGAGCCACCAGGCCCACGGCGGTGAACCTCTTCTGGGCCCTGAACAGGATGAGGTCCCTGGCGGACCTGCCGGGGGATAGGATGGCGGACGCCATGGTGGAGGAGGCTTTGACCATATGGCGGGAGGACCTGGCGATAAACCGGGCCATCGGCAGGAACGGAGCGGATCTGATCCCCCATGAGGGGGTGGTGATAACCCACTGCAACACCGGATCCCTGGCCACCGGCGGCTACGGCACTGCCCTTGGGGTCATCCGGTCCGCCGCCGAGCAGGGCAAGAGGATCCGGGTCTTCGTGGATGAGACCCGGCCCCGGCTCCAGGGGGCCCGGCTCACCGCCTTCGAGCTGTTCAACCTTGGGATAGACTTCACCGTCATCTGCGACTCCATGGCCAGCTACCTCATGAGCCGGGTCAAGGTGAGCTGCGTCATCGTGGGGGCCGACCGGGTGGCGATGAACGGGGACGTGGCCAACAAGGTGGGTACCTACTCCCTGGCGGTGGGGGCCCACTATCACCGGGTGCCCTTCTACGTGGCGGCCCCCCTCTCCACCTTTGATCCCAACTGCCCCAGCGGGGATCGGATCCCCATAGAGGAGAGGGATCCAGACGAGGTCCGGTGCGTCATGGGAAGCGAGCTCTTCCCCCCCTCGTACCCGATTTGGAACCCCTCCTTCGACGTGACCCCCGGGGACCTCATATCCGGCATAGTCACTGAGCTTGGGGTCCTGCGTCCCCCTTACGAGGCCTCCTTAGCCAGGGCCCTCGATCTATGGAAAGCGAGATCCCAATCGCATAGGGGAGGGGAGTAG
- the xseA gene encoding exodeoxyribonuclease VII large subunit has product MRSPTPVDVDSLTDRIRSALTSPPFRNIWVRGQLEGLKRHTSGHVYFTLLGASARISCAMFRSSAASVLHWPGDGQEVVVNGSLDLYPPRGTYQVIASKLYHLGVGDRARQKELVRRKLEEEGLFDPRLKRPVPPIPSRVLVVTSPSGAALQDVIRVSGERFPQCEILVIPAQVQGFGAPGSIAEAMRRASKIPAGSCVMLVRGGGSRDDLDPFDQEEVARAIRACPYPVVVGVGHQVDTTIADLAADLSAPTPSGAAERVFPDRRELARRVGGMLKLGSSHLKRRITASGARLDSLGSRLKRPLEGAFSREDFRLRSLRSSAASALRLSLERGYGQLRDLSGALEALSPLGVLKRGYAEIQDMNGRKIPCAADLVPGQRVTILFQDGSRPARILGD; this is encoded by the coding sequence ATGAGGAGTCCCACCCCAGTTGATGTGGACTCCCTTACGGATCGCATAAGGTCCGCCCTCACGTCCCCCCCTTTCCGGAACATCTGGGTGAGGGGGCAGCTGGAGGGGCTCAAGCGGCACACCAGCGGTCACGTCTACTTCACGCTACTTGGGGCCTCCGCCAGGATAAGCTGCGCCATGTTCAGGTCCAGCGCCGCCTCGGTCCTCCACTGGCCTGGCGATGGCCAGGAGGTGGTGGTGAACGGCAGTCTGGACCTGTACCCCCCCAGGGGGACCTACCAGGTGATAGCCTCCAAGCTGTACCACCTGGGCGTTGGTGACCGGGCCAGGCAGAAGGAGCTGGTGAGGCGCAAACTGGAGGAGGAAGGGCTGTTCGACCCCCGGCTTAAGAGGCCCGTCCCGCCGATCCCATCCCGGGTCCTGGTGGTAACCTCCCCCTCCGGGGCGGCCCTTCAGGACGTCATAAGGGTCTCGGGGGAGAGGTTCCCCCAGTGCGAGATCCTGGTGATCCCCGCCCAGGTCCAGGGTTTCGGCGCCCCCGGGTCCATAGCGGAGGCCATGAGGCGCGCCTCGAAGATCCCTGCCGGGTCCTGTGTAATGCTGGTCCGGGGGGGAGGATCCAGGGACGACCTGGATCCCTTTGACCAGGAGGAGGTGGCCCGGGCCATAAGGGCCTGCCCCTACCCGGTGGTGGTGGGTGTGGGCCATCAGGTGGACACCACCATCGCCGACCTGGCGGCGGACCTATCCGCCCCTACCCCCTCGGGGGCCGCTGAGCGGGTCTTCCCTGACAGGCGGGAGCTGGCCCGGCGGGTGGGCGGCATGCTAAAGCTGGGATCCAGCCACCTCAAGAGGCGGATAACCGCCTCCGGGGCCAGGCTGGATTCCCTGGGGAGCCGGCTCAAGAGACCCCTGGAGGGGGCGTTTAGCCGGGAGGACTTCAGGCTCCGGTCCCTTAGGTCCTCCGCCGCATCCGCCCTCCGTCTCTCCCTGGAGAGGGGCTATGGGCAGCTCAGGGACCTGTCTGGGGCCTTGGAGGCCCTATCCCCCCTTGGGGTGCTGAAGAGGGGCTACGCGGAGATCCAGGACATGAATGGTCGAAAGATCCCCTGCGCGGCGGATCTGGTCCCGGGACAGAGGGTTACCATCCTCTTCCAGGACGGATCGAGGCCCGCCCGGATCCTCGGGGACTAG
- the nusB gene encoding transcription antitermination factor NusB has translation MTRELPKKRRRARELALQLGYLMDMRQELGINEVLGSLPLDEEDPEVRDYAVALTSGLYRERQRLEGILRERLVGWRPERMVAVDRVAIRLAILEGYLERLVPFPVAISEAVELAKLFGTEDSGRFVNGVLGRIFKDLEDVNEESHPS, from the coding sequence ATGACCAGGGAACTGCCCAAGAAGCGGCGGCGAGCCAGGGAGCTGGCCCTTCAGCTGGGCTATCTGATGGACATGCGGCAGGAGCTCGGGATCAATGAGGTCCTGGGCTCCTTGCCGTTGGACGAGGAGGACCCGGAGGTGCGGGACTACGCGGTGGCCCTCACATCGGGTCTATACAGGGAGCGGCAGAGGCTGGAGGGCATCCTCCGGGAGCGGCTGGTGGGCTGGCGTCCCGAGAGGATGGTGGCGGTGGATCGGGTGGCCATAAGGCTGGCCATCCTGGAGGGCTACCTGGAGAGGCTGGTCCCCTTCCCGGTGGCCATCTCAGAGGCGGTGGAGCTGGCCAAGCTATTTGGCACCGAGGACTCCGGCCGGTTCGTCAATGGGGTGCTGGGGAGGATCTTTAAGGACCTGGAGGACGTTAATGAGGAGTCCCACCCCAGTTGA
- a CDS encoding Asp23/Gls24 family envelope stress response protein: MDDADKREFMDGAEAVPGGAGTEGRVRISEDVVAQIAVKALSGVEGVKPASPGLMANLRLGRKTTNGVRITLSEGEFPEVQVDAYVAVRYGLRIPDVCWDVQEAIKEQVERYTGYAVRAVNVFVQGITFQEDQDDGGYDDAPSFVEEE; this comes from the coding sequence ATGGATGACGCCGATAAGAGGGAGTTCATGGATGGCGCCGAGGCGGTGCCGGGCGGGGCTGGTACCGAGGGCCGGGTCAGGATATCCGAGGATGTGGTGGCCCAGATAGCGGTGAAGGCCCTGAGCGGGGTTGAGGGGGTAAAGCCCGCCAGCCCGGGGCTCATGGCCAACCTTAGGTTGGGGCGGAAGACCACCAACGGGGTCAGGATAACCCTCTCCGAGGGGGAGTTCCCGGAGGTCCAGGTGGACGCCTACGTGGCGGTCCGTTACGGGCTGAGGATCCCCGACGTGTGCTGGGACGTCCAGGAGGCCATAAAGGAGCAGGTGGAGCGCTACACCGGCTACGCGGTCCGGGCGGTCAACGTTTTCGTCCAGGGCATAACCTTCCAGGAGGATCAGGACGACGGGGGCTACGATGACGCCCCATCCTTCGTCGAGGAGGAGTGA
- a CDS encoding CD1247 N-terminal domain-containing protein, with amino-acid sequence MSSREKIAYLKGLIDGLKISDPDMSKVLSAVVESLDALAEDLENQALVVDEQREVLEEISSYLDQLDEDISSLEDRVEPCCGHHGHHDGDDDEDEDDEEYVSVCCPHCGKDFFYDPDAYDEDEDLLCPHCGEPFDRSE; translated from the coding sequence GTGTCTTCACGGGAGAAGATAGCTTACCTTAAGGGGCTCATAGACGGCCTCAAGATATCCGATCCGGACATGTCCAAGGTCCTGTCGGCGGTGGTGGAGTCCCTGGATGCCTTGGCGGAGGACCTGGAGAACCAGGCGTTGGTGGTGGACGAGCAGCGGGAGGTGCTGGAGGAGATCTCCAGCTACCTGGATCAGCTTGACGAGGACATCTCCTCCCTGGAGGATCGGGTGGAGCCCTGTTGCGGTCACCACGGCCACCACGATGGCGATGACGATGAGGACGAGGACGACGAGGAGTACGTGTCGGTCTGCTGTCCCCACTGCGGCAAGGACTTCTTCTACGATCCCGATGCCTACGATGAGGACGAGGATCTCCTCTGTCCCCACTGTGGGGAGCCCTTCGACAGGTCAGAGTAG
- the efp gene encoding elongation factor P, with protein MAQVVDTSDLRPGMKIKWEGGMWTILECSHHKMGRGGAIVRGKLRNLETGAAIEQSFKSGERFERIVFDEKPAQYQYQEGDNYVFMDLESYDQVYIHKDILGDVTKFLVDNLEVQLEMYEGRIMGIELPNSVVMKVVDTPPGFKGDTASGGGKPATTETGLVVTVPFFVENGEEIVVDTRSGEYLERAKK; from the coding sequence ATGGCTCAGGTAGTGGACACCAGCGATCTTCGCCCCGGGATGAAGATAAAGTGGGAGGGGGGCATGTGGACCATATTGGAGTGCTCCCATCACAAGATGGGGCGGGGGGGCGCCATAGTCAGGGGCAAGCTCCGGAACCTGGAGACCGGGGCGGCCATAGAGCAGTCCTTCAAGTCTGGGGAGCGGTTCGAGCGCATCGTCTTCGACGAGAAGCCCGCCCAGTATCAGTACCAGGAGGGGGACAACTACGTCTTCATGGACCTGGAGAGCTACGACCAGGTCTACATTCACAAGGACATCCTGGGGGACGTCACCAAGTTCCTGGTGGACAACCTGGAGGTCCAGCTGGAGATGTACGAGGGTAGGATAATGGGAATAGAGCTCCCCAACTCGGTGGTCATGAAGGTGGTGGACACCCCTCCGGGTTTCAAGGGTGACACCGCCTCCGGTGGGGGCAAGCCCGCCACCACCGAGACCGGCCTGGTGGTCACCGTGCCCTTCTTCGTGGAGAACGGGGAGGAGATCGTGGTGGACACCCGGAGCGGGGAGTATCTCGAGAGGGCCAAGAAGTAG
- a CDS encoding type II secretion system protein GspD: MRLSRLTDLISSSGFRSFSLLLLALLAFTGHLGAAWAEVASSQAQEQMVPMIRDIKCTQGGSQLAILEFIGASVANPSRIQDGREGLEVLFPPAVSVDQALPREIQFEYPLLSSVSLRTTEKGLLVVLSSPVPLKVKSQYGGGTNRFVLSLEPREQASRMKSGRVPTVVPRASDGKDPLSLNVPVDLALREVELKDVFRMLGDFSGYNIICDPTVPTSPVTLTVRKVPMKEVFSYLMRTYDITYAVMGRTILVGKADSLAKSLGQEKTKAFEISYGDVKQISAQVQTLFEITRPIAVDERLRVMYVTGRPEQLAAVERFLNAADHPGKQVMLQARIVEVKDDGVRELESVVNTVYRYWWLSFSSKGGVLGYSRINQESVYKNDTNRVTKPGATDISAIAESGGLSLLDAGIKALENADKGKTLASPSVVVVDGKEAKISLTENIKYISARDQAGNPTYSEEKVGPTMEFLPTVGRDGFVTIKMTLKTGEVTKYIKGGLGEEVPQTSTREVTSYVRVRDGEPFVVGGLFRDSNTFSEYRIPVLSDIPLIGELFKSRTKKKERGEVAMIVIPHILDVPGSPVKTSEVHLSR; the protein is encoded by the coding sequence ATGCGGCTTTCCAGGCTAACTGATCTAATCTCATCGAGCGGCTTCAGGTCCTTTTCGCTCCTCCTTTTGGCGTTGCTGGCCTTTACCGGGCACCTGGGGGCCGCGTGGGCGGAGGTCGCCTCGTCCCAAGCCCAAGAGCAGATGGTCCCCATGATCAGGGACATAAAGTGCACCCAGGGGGGATCCCAGCTGGCCATCCTGGAGTTCATTGGAGCATCCGTAGCCAACCCGTCCAGGATCCAGGACGGGAGGGAGGGGCTCGAGGTCCTCTTTCCCCCCGCGGTCTCGGTGGACCAGGCCCTACCGAGGGAGATCCAGTTCGAGTACCCGCTGCTGAGTTCGGTCTCCCTTAGGACCACCGAAAAGGGGTTGTTGGTGGTCCTGTCCTCCCCGGTCCCGCTGAAGGTCAAGTCCCAGTACGGTGGAGGCACCAACCGGTTCGTCCTCTCCCTGGAGCCCCGGGAGCAGGCCTCCCGAATGAAGTCCGGCCGGGTGCCCACCGTGGTCCCCAGGGCGTCGGACGGCAAGGACCCGCTGTCCTTGAACGTGCCGGTGGACCTGGCGCTCAGGGAAGTGGAGCTCAAGGACGTGTTCCGAATGCTGGGGGACTTCAGCGGCTACAACATCATATGCGATCCCACGGTGCCCACCAGTCCGGTGACGCTCACGGTCCGCAAGGTGCCCATGAAGGAGGTCTTCTCCTACCTCATGAGGACCTACGACATAACCTATGCGGTGATGGGGCGGACGATACTGGTGGGGAAGGCGGACTCCCTGGCCAAGTCCCTGGGACAGGAGAAGACCAAGGCCTTCGAGATATCCTACGGGGATGTGAAGCAGATATCCGCCCAGGTGCAGACCCTGTTCGAGATAACCCGTCCCATAGCGGTGGACGAGAGGCTCCGGGTCATGTACGTGACCGGTCGCCCGGAGCAGCTGGCGGCGGTGGAGCGGTTCCTCAACGCGGCGGATCATCCGGGGAAGCAGGTGATGCTCCAGGCCCGGATCGTGGAGGTCAAGGACGACGGGGTTAGGGAGCTGGAGTCGGTGGTGAACACCGTCTACCGCTACTGGTGGCTCTCCTTCAGCAGCAAGGGCGGGGTTCTGGGCTACAGCCGGATCAACCAGGAATCGGTCTACAAGAACGATACCAACCGGGTGACCAAGCCGGGCGCCACGGACATAAGCGCCATAGCGGAGAGCGGTGGTCTCAGCCTCTTGGACGCGGGTATAAAGGCCCTTGAGAATGCGGACAAGGGCAAGACCCTGGCCAGCCCCTCCGTGGTGGTTGTGGACGGCAAGGAGGCCAAGATATCCCTCACGGAGAACATCAAGTACATCTCCGCCCGGGACCAGGCGGGGAACCCCACCTACTCGGAGGAGAAGGTGGGCCCCACCATGGAGTTCCTGCCCACCGTGGGCAGGGACGGGTTCGTCACCATAAAGATGACCCTCAAGACCGGGGAGGTCACCAAGTACATAAAGGGAGGCCTCGGGGAGGAGGTCCCCCAGACCAGCACCCGGGAGGTCACCTCCTACGTTCGGGTCCGGGATGGGGAGCCCTTCGTGGTTGGGGGGCTGTTCCGGGACAGCAACACCTTCTCCGAGTACCGGATACCGGTGCTGAGCGACATACCCCTCATTGGCGAGCTCTTCAAGTCCAGGACCAAGAAGAAGGAGCGTGGAGAGGTGGCCATGATAGTGATCCCCCACATCCTGGACGTGCCGGGATCACCGGTCAAGACGTCGGAGGTGCACCTGAGCCGCTGA
- a CDS encoding PilN domain-containing protein → MKVLLDLRPEALKAQQASAGGVGIAFVPILLLFLLFLVGLVNVAWSSYVLFNLLAEREDVSYQLAESQALADRLAIQIGAMERRNRAVKDTVDFLLKDTPSIEVLATVNGASPNDFFLEKVEIADGAFTVAGVGKDQGKVVAFATGLNGQPVFQSVSMPVTEERKVGKETWLALTSKGTLASWKDYLSKVKGGVGVAKP, encoded by the coding sequence GTGAAGGTTCTCTTGGATCTTAGGCCCGAGGCCTTAAAGGCCCAGCAGGCCTCCGCCGGCGGCGTGGGGATTGCCTTCGTTCCCATCCTGTTGCTGTTCCTCCTCTTCCTGGTGGGGCTGGTGAACGTGGCGTGGTCTTCATACGTGCTTTTCAACCTGTTGGCGGAGAGGGAGGACGTTAGCTACCAGCTGGCGGAGTCCCAGGCCCTGGCGGACCGGCTTGCCATACAGATAGGCGCCATGGAGAGGAGGAACAGGGCGGTCAAGGACACGGTGGACTTTCTCCTTAAGGATACGCCCTCCATAGAGGTGCTGGCCACCGTAAACGGGGCCTCCCCAAACGACTTCTTCCTCGAGAAGGTGGAGATCGCCGATGGGGCCTTCACCGTGGCGGGGGTGGGGAAGGACCAGGGTAAGGTGGTGGCCTTCGCCACCGGGCTTAATGGGCAACCGGTGTTTCAGTCCGTGTCCATGCCGGTGACGGAGGAGCGCAAGGTGGGGAAGGAAACTTGGCTTGCGCTCACCTCCAAGGGTACCTTAGCCAGTTGGAAGGATTACCTGTCCAAGGTGAAGGGAGGGGTGGGAGTTGCGAAGCCCTAA
- the pilM gene encoding type IV pilus biogenesis protein PilM produces the protein MRLLALWGKTKSLGGLFVFGDKMQYLALDGKRGSLSVKAMVEVGLDMAPTQRDVWSDPVALEGHLLKLKKEMGGKWPGSAVLGIQSKDVMVKVVQVPRMDERDMKEAFKFEFDKHFPFPSQEAVFDLAMIDHPLDSGGETAFAVAAASRSRPVESFLQVCNKAGLMIQSVEPSAVAMLRALQGPDVPPEPCNLYVMAGFHTSLIVIAYKDNGILYRSVSYAFGKGRPAEDAFTSFAREIYSSANYAATQFKGLSVGKIYLGGYGLHYGEEIREAVASMTSIPIELTDPWNVWEIKDPPDDRWGWDVVLGLALRGVDGK, from the coding sequence GTGAGGCTTTTGGCGCTATGGGGTAAGACGAAGAGCCTCGGGGGGCTCTTCGTCTTTGGTGACAAGATGCAGTACCTGGCTCTGGACGGCAAGCGGGGGTCCCTTTCAGTGAAGGCCATGGTGGAGGTGGGGCTGGACATGGCCCCCACCCAGAGGGACGTTTGGTCCGATCCGGTGGCGCTAGAGGGGCACCTGCTCAAGCTGAAGAAGGAGATGGGGGGCAAGTGGCCCGGTAGTGCCGTCCTGGGCATCCAGTCCAAGGACGTTATGGTGAAGGTGGTCCAGGTCCCCCGGATGGACGAGAGGGACATGAAGGAGGCCTTCAAGTTCGAGTTCGACAAGCACTTTCCCTTCCCATCCCAGGAGGCGGTGTTCGACCTGGCCATGATCGATCATCCCCTGGACAGCGGGGGGGAGACTGCCTTTGCGGTGGCGGCCGCGTCCAGGTCCCGGCCGGTGGAGTCGTTCCTTCAGGTCTGCAACAAGGCGGGGCTGATGATCCAGTCGGTGGAGCCCAGCGCGGTGGCCATGCTTAGGGCCCTCCAGGGCCCGGATGTGCCGCCGGAGCCCTGCAACCTTTACGTCATGGCGGGCTTCCACACCTCCCTTATAGTCATAGCCTACAAGGACAACGGCATCCTCTACAGGAGCGTATCCTACGCCTTCGGCAAGGGTCGCCCGGCGGAGGACGCGTTCACCTCCTTCGCCCGGGAGATCTACTCCTCCGCCAACTACGCGGCCACCCAGTTCAAGGGGCTGAGCGTGGGGAAGATATACCTCGGGGGGTACGGCCTCCACTACGGGGAGGAGATCCGGGAGGCGGTGGCCTCCATGACCTCCATTCCGATTGAGCTAACGGATCCATGGAACGTGTGGGAGATAAAGGATCCCCCCGATGACCGGTGGGGATGGGACGTGGTCCTTGGCCTCGCCCTCCGGGGGGTGGATGGCAAGTGA